In Pyrus communis chromosome 1, drPyrComm1.1, whole genome shotgun sequence, the following are encoded in one genomic region:
- the LOC137716555 gene encoding protein DMP3, whose product MSLRPRATSTITPAAPQPTSTSTSDTEPDETPKSPQPPQPTFSQRAISQTLTSTANLANLLPTGTLLAFQLLIPIFTGNGSCDAATRPMTLILLLLLALSCFLASLTDSVKALDGQVYYGLATTKGLFVFDYPDASGSGLPDLSKYKIRFIDLVHAVLSVFVFGAVALRDKNVLGCFYPTPGHQTQEVLDIAPVGIGLICSLLFVVFPTRRHGIGFPLTPGK is encoded by the coding sequence ATGTCTCTTAGACCAAGAGCAACTTCCACCATCACCCCTGCCGCGCCACAACcaacctccacctccacctccgaTACAGAACCTGATGAAACCCCGAAAAGCCCCCAACCACCTCAACCCACCTTCTCCCAACGTGCCATCTCCCAAACCCTAACGAGCACAGCAAACCTAGCCAACCTCCTCCCCACAGGCACCCTCCTTGCTTTCCAACTCCTCATCCCAATCTTCACCGGCAATGGCTCTTGCGATGCCGCCACACGCCCCATGACCTtgatcctcctcctcctcctcgccCTCTCGTGCTTTCTCGCGTCCCTCACCGACAGCGTCAAGGCTTTGGACGGACAAGTCTACTACGGGTTGGCAACCACCAAGGGCCTGTTTGTGTTTGACTACCCGGATGCTTCGGGTTCGGGGCTGCCGGATTTGAGCAAGTACAAGATAAGATTCATTGATTTGGTTCATGCAGTTTTGTCCGTGTTTGTGTTTGGCGCTGTGGCTTTGAGGGACAAGAATGTTTTGGGGTGCTTTTATCCCACACCAGGCCATCAGACTCAGGAGGTCTTGGACATTGCTCCAGTTGGTATAGGGCTCATTTGCAGCTTGCTCTTTGTGGTCTTCCCCACCAGGAGACACGGTATTGGATTCCCTCTTACGCCTGGCAAATAA
- the LOC137712923 gene encoding uncharacterized protein — translation MRTKQPCRGRGRPRKTPNVVSERVVSERVVSERVVNENENAFLNFVNHNTHNVEEGNILECYESSPEDRDDEEFNPEMEIDSASNSTSIGSDWSGGDQDGDQDVSSVDKAVQKLLKYVEESRQREKSSKKIDRAQTKQLTGLGSRNRFPNEEEAPSHNRLQTKALTGTGSWSRSRNEQEAPSHNPAKTKALTGLESWSISQDEQEAPSHNRAQNKALTSLGSWNRFSSEQGAPSHNPVQTTPLPGLGSSSRFWNGQETPSHDRAETTPLTGLSSWISFENQQEVPSHVPHFNKKELSASLAVIKRVMEMDASVPFNAPVDPVAMRMPDYFDVIDTPMDFGTICNHLQNGTKYMNSEDVFRDVQYIWKNCCTYYNEGNFVLDLMKRVKEKFMTYWTEAGLCSKEPGPRSVLKSSNVEKRRTRGPTVNRILDQVPFGGRLEVTWRNRRAVGESSKLFKSACTALVRQTREIPLQVKSWKSIPIDIKKKAFERILKRFKVEDHMRWVLEQIHRSYHSYRRYLKRLWYDTCGTIEEALQNVPPSVAEDDWQYLTDLWSSPEWKAWSKKNKENGFKENNLIHTCGSKSFSQIYEEERKKTGNDPGRIRLWELTHLRSDGKAAHPAAEEALSKLKALYAEVSAGNLHMTEDEIYEKVFGPERPQRERGITSKELWGELRKQLDESKQRQEESEQRCVAEVQGLKEQLGRVEGLFSEQMNRFEGLLVQLASQVSSPVQTERPTVNPPSQRGRPRTVRPRR, via the exons ATGAGGACGAAACAACCGTGCAGGGGAAGAGGAAGGCCACGGAAAACGCCAAATGTGGTGAGTGAAAGAGTGGTGAGTGAGAGGGTGGTCAGCGAGCGAGTGGTCAATGAGAACGAAAACgcatttttgaattttgtaaatCACAATACTCACAatgttgaagaaggaaatattCTTGAGTGTTATGAATCTAGTCCCGAAGACCGTGACGATGAGGAATTTAACCCTGAAATGGAGATTGATTCAGCTAGTAATTCTACTTCAATCGGGAGCGACTGGTCAGGTGGGGATCAAGACGGGGATCAAGATGTGAGCTCTGTGGATAAGGCAGTGCAAAAATTGCTTAAGTATGTTGAAGAAAGCCGCCAGAGGGAAAAATCGTCCAAGAAGATTGATCGTGCGCAAACTAAGCAATTGACAGGCTTGGGTTCTCGGAATAGATTCCCAAATGAGGAAGAGGCGCCTTCTCATAATCGTCTGCAAACTAAGGCATTGACAGGCACGGGTTCTTGGAGTAGATCTAGGAATGAGCAAGAGGCGCCTTCTCATAATCCTGCGAAAACTAAGGCATTGACAGGTTTGGAATCTTGGAGTATATCTCAGGATGAGCAAGAAGCACCGTCTCATAATCGTGCACAAAATAAGGCATTGACAAGCTTGGGTTCTTGGAATAGATTCTCAAGTGAGCAAGGGGCGCCTTCTCATAATCCTGTGCAAACCACTCCGTTGCCAGGCTTGGGTTCTTCAAGTAGATTTTGGAATGGGCAAGAGACACCTTCTCATGATCGCGCAGAAACTACACCATTGACAGGCTTGAGTTCCTGGATTAGTTTTGAGAATCAGCAAGAGGTGCCTTCTCATGTTCCTCACTTTAACAAGAAAGAATTGAGTGCTTCCCTGGCG GTTATTAAGAGGGTTATGGAAATGGATGCATCTGTACCTTTCAATGCTCCTGTGGATCCAGTTGCTATGAGAATGCCT GATTACTTTGATGTCATAGATACACCAATGGATTTTGGAACAATATGCAACCATCTTCAAAATGGTACTAAATATATGAACTCAGAGGATGTGTTCAGGGACGTCCAATACATTTGGAAGAACTGCTGCACCTATTACAATGAGGgtaactttgttttggacctTATGAAACGGGTGAAGGAGAAATTCATGACATATTGGACAGAAGCTGGTTTGTGCAGTAAAGAACCAGGACCAAGAAGTG TCTTAAAAAGCTCTAATGTGGAGAAAAGGAGGACACGAGGGCCCACTGTTAACCGTATACTAGATCAAGTTCCTTTTGGGGGAAGACTTGAAGTCACCTGGAGGAACCGGAGAGCTGTAGGTGAAAGCTCCAAATTGTTCAAATCAGCGTGTACAGCCCTGGTTAGGCAAACCCGGGAGATACCCCTACAGGTCAAGTCGTGGAAGAGTATCCCAATTGATATTAAAAAGAAGGCATTTGAGCGTATCTTG AAGCGCTTCAAAGTTGAAGATCACATGAGATGGGTGTTGGAACAGATTCATAGATCCTACCACAGTTATCGGCGTTACCTCAAGAGGTTGTGGTATGATACATGTGGGACAATTGAGGAAGCACTGCAAAACGTACCACCAAGTGTCGCTGAGGATGATTGGCAGTATCTTACAGACTTATGGAGCTCACCTGAATGGAAG GCATGGAGTAAGAAAAACAAGGAGAATGGTTTCAAAGAAAATAACTTAATTCACACTTGTGGCTCCAAGAGTTTCTCGCAAATCTACGAGGAAGAG AGAAAGAAGACTGGAAATGACCCTGGTCGCATACGTCTATGGGAACTCACCCATTTGCGGTCTGATGGAAAAGCTGCCCATCCAGCTGCAGAGGAGGCATTG TCAAAGCTCAAGGCACTTTATGCTGAAGTGTCTGCGGGGAACTTGCATATGACTGAAGACGAGATTTATGAAAAGGTTTTTGGACCTGAGCGTCCGCAGAGGGAACGTGGTATAACCTCCAAAGAGCTATGGGGTGAACTCAGAAAGCAACTTGACGAATCAAAGCAGCGACAAGAGGAGTCGGAACAAAGATGTGTTGCTGAGGTACAGGGTTTAAAAGAGCAACTTGGTAGAGTTGAGGGTTTGTTTTCAGAGCAAATGAATCGGTTTGAAGGTTTACTAGTACAGTTGGCAAGTCAAGTTAGTTCCCCTGTGCAGACAGAGAGGCCTACTGTAAATCCACCCTCCCAAAGAG GCCGGCCGCGGACTGTCCGACCTAGAAGATGA